TCTTCCCCTGTGTCGAAGACCAGATGTAGCTTCGTGAACACATGGAGCATGATCATGAATCTGTATGCTTGTTTTCAGATATTGTCTTTGAGGCTCCTTTTGTTGAACTTCGATTTTTCTGATGCTTCTCAAGAAATCAGTGCATGAGATGAAGACATGACAGAGTTCTAATCTGTGCGTAATGGCTGGGATTGATGACtgaagagatgatgatgatgatgtcgatGTGCAGAGACTTGTTCTTCTGCGACGACATTCTTCCACCTGATTTGCCGTGTAGAGTTGACTATCATTGACTTCTGGATCAGTTCTCCAGTGATCTCTCCATGGCTGTTCTGTCAGACCTACATGAGACGGGGAACAAattaaaatctagatagaaagaaAGCAAGGCTCGTTAGTGAACTAAACTTACAGGAAAAAGAATTCTTGAAACCCATCAATTAGATTGAGAATGAGCATGTTCACCGATTAGATCGAGTTTGAAGATAAACCAAACATTCCAAAGTTACTTGGATGATCTCCAGCTGGGGGAGAAGGAAAATCCTGTGGAGGCAGGAACAAGTACCAGATCAGGAACAAAGGAGATTCCATTAACATTTAAACAAACAACATCATAAAGAAGCTGATGAAAATATGGTCACTGAACATTTTGTTATTCGATTCAAGTCTGAACGATATGAGAAGACATATGATTGTTTTGTGGATGTCACCAGTATGGAGTTGGTAATGTTAGGTAGCCCTTCAtggtaacctttttcttataagaacAATAATATAGAGAGAAGAATAACTTCTCCTGTTTTTTTCTAGAAAATAATTATCAAAAAAAGGATACTGGAATTTTCAGGTTCAAATAACTACTCAGTTTCAGGTACTACCTTTGTCATAAACAATAATGATCCGCACTTTAGTGCATAAAGGAGCAGGTTATTCACACAATCCACTTACCATACATGCAGAACAAAGTTTATGATATTAATTCTAGATCTCAGCAACCAAATGGTTTGTTTAAACAGCTTGTCATGCCACAGAAACAAATCGATGCAGTACAACCTATCATGAAATGCACTGGATCAAGGTTGATCCCCTCCTGGATTTATCTCAGCCCCTATTGTTATAGAATTGAATGCTGAGAAATTTTCCATAGGCAGCATATGAAGTTTTCCAAAACACAATTAACATTCCAGATTCGTAAAGCTGCCTCCCTACACATCTGAGGGAATATCTTACTGAGATACATTTGATCTTGATGAATCATCTGACATAGGTAACATGGTTGCCAAATATATGCTCCAGCAACCTCTGCAACCAAGAGACAACTTCCAGCGATCTATTTTAGTTCATCAAAAGTGTGACGTTATAAATCTCTCTTCTTGAAGGAGGCACAAGTGGCTGACAAGAAGATGTGATTTTTTCAGCGCAAGGGGTTTGCTTCCTTCCATAGATTACCAACCATTTCAAGTGATGCTGACTGTATTAGCTACGGAATGGGGACTGATTGTCAAAAGGCAGCTCAATAGGTGTAGCGTTGCCATAAAATTCTTCCAAGTTGTAATAAGCTCGCTGCTgcggaagaaatatatgaactaCCACATCACCTGCGTGTGTAGTGAAAAGATCTGTGAGCAAGAAAAGAACCATCTCTCgaaaagaaaggaagagagagagaaggattcCGGTAGCTAACAGTGAAAAAAATCACtagatgataaaaaataatcCACTCAACAATGTACGTGTCAATCAGTGTCTGCTTTCAAGTGCATTGCAACACAAAGACATATATCAAGAACAGATGTAAAAAGGCTTGGCAAGCAATTCAGAATTTACCAAGCCAACTCAATTTGGTTGGTTAGTATGTACCCCCAACACATACCGGAAGTTAAAACACCTCAAATGGCATAAATCAGTGCAACAGACTTACCAAAGTCTAGTAAGGTCCATGAGTTGGGCTTGGTATCACCAGATGCAATTTTGTTAAATTGCTTTTCAGCTGTGTCTCGTATCTTTGACCTAGAATACAAGACACCAAGAAAAAGGCTTAGACAGCAAAATTTAGATTCTGCAGAGGAGCTACAGATTGGATAAGCAAGGCTAACTAAATTTACTTTAATTGTTAATATATATGCTTTGAAGAGCAAATTGTATAGTGCAAACACTCAGCTAAAACAGAAGTTGCAAGTATTCTAGGAGCAAAATAAGTACCCAATTGCGTCAATTTGCGGTCGAGAAAAGGCTGTGACGATGATAAAAAATCGAGTCCAGTAAACCAGAGGCTTCACAAAGAGAACACGGATATCAGCAGCTTTGACCTCATTTGCAACTTTGGCTAGTGTGACCGCAACTACAAAACACATTTACCTCATCAATGCCGATTCATCCACATATTTATTGTAAAAAACATGGCATAAAAAGTTCTATGATTCGCTTCCACAATTTCTTTGTTGAATTCAGTTCAAGATAATATGtaccaaacaaaaaaaaggaattaCATATCCATCTGTCACTTCACAAAGAGTACAGTTTTGAAATGTCCGAGACAAGGATACGTGGGCATGTATCTCAAAAAGTTTGTGGGCGTAATGTGAGAGTCCATGGCAATTGGATCACAATACTACATTGTGTGATGTCATTTCAGGATGATCTCATATCATGTGAAAGAtattatgaaaaaataataataatattttaggcCTAACAGGTGGTTTCAAATAAGAAACTTCAAAACATGTCCTCGTATACCTACCCACAAAAACAACATTTTGTGGTAACCATAGCAATGTTCTGCAGTAAGCCTCAATTTTACCACCACAATATTAATGCTTGTGATAGCTCTGGCCCAAACCTACTCCCCCGCATCCTGTTATGCTATTACTAGGAAAACTTTGCTACCTTACCCATACATTCTCATGAGATGTGATAGTTTTAGCAATTATATGACTTCCTAGCAAGTAAAGTTCTTGTTTTTATCCCCTTCCAAATAATGATCCCCTGTTCTTGACATTGTGAGGAACACTGGGGACAATTTACGCAGCTTCTAAGCATAGTTATGGGGTGGGCTTACAAGACAAGCTCTCGGAATCATCATCTGCCTCTGCGGCAGGCCGCTTTTGGTCGCCGCTTTTGTATACCACCTTCCCGTACTTCTTGAACAAATCGTCGAACACGTCGTCCGCATCACCCGCACCCACTTCCTGCATGAGAACACGCAAACAGTCAATCATCAGAAGGCATATATACAGTGAACTAGctctcattttctttcttttccttccaaTAAAGTTCTTGGGACCATGCGTTCTCGCGTGAGATGGGGGAGAGAAGAGCAGCTCAGAGAGGGAATGGAGCGAGGGTGGAAACGGGAGGAGAAAGATGCGTCGTACATGGTCGGAAGGCCTCCGGCAGAGCGCGACATGGAGGGACGAGGGAGACCGGCGGTTGCAAGGGAGGCAAGGAGCGGGTCGCCCCCCGCACCAACCCGTTGTCGTCGTTGTCGTCCTCATGAGATCGAGGGTGAGAGCGGGTTGGTGCCGCGGGCAGGAAGGAAGCGCTGCTAAGGCATGCATATTTCTCGGACTTGCGTAGTTTGTTTCGAATTGTCCGGTAGGATggcggaggagaggagaggaggaggacgacgagacGGCGGCGGCGGAAGCGGAGATTTCTTTAAGCTGACCTGAGCAGAAGGCGCAAGGGACGGGGATAAAGCGTCCGCCTTTATCTCATCTTtatcacgatatatatatatatatatatatatatatatatatatatatatatatatatatatatatatatatatatcggcctTACTTTCCTCAAAATATCTGCAATTATGGTCTCATTTAAATAAATCAGAGTGTCTCAACATTTCTGCATAAACGTGTGCATTTATAAACATATTTTTAACACAATTATAAGGATATAAAAGTTAGATACGATAGTGATTTAATCCGACATAATTTATAAGGGTTAAATAAGTACATTATcattaaattaatataaatattttgaaacaccttttttttaatttattaagttGATAAATCAACTTTCTAGTGCGATCTTAAGATTAAATTAATGCAAGTGTATCAATCTTTCCTTTTGTTCTAAATAGATCTCCAACTCCATGCCAATCACAAAACAAAAGTAATATGTTTGGTGATCAACTCGATCCATAAGTTCATCGTAGAGTACACAATTCTTTGAAGGTACTACCAGCATGCATCGGTTTCATGCCATCTTTTGCCAACAGAAAGAGGTGGagggggaggaggtggaggaggaggaggaagaagttgagaggagagaaaggtgccGCCGGGTTCTTCTCTGCGGCTTGACCCGGTCTTCCGGCCACCACAAATAGCATGGAGGTTAAAAACCGGCCCAAGATTTGCAGCTGGCCATGCAACAAATGCAGAAGCCCTGATTTCTCGGTCCCATTACAATTACATCCGTatatcttcctcctcttcctcctcctccctttcctccACCTTCCCGAGCCCCCCCCTTCCGGGACCGGAAAGGCCGTGAGGGAGGAGACACTTCGACTCGCCAACCAACCCTTCACCTCCTCCATGGCGTAGTGGGAGATCGAACAAGAAGCGGCTGAGATGACCATGATCCCAATGAGCATGGATCGTCggttcgtcttcctcctcctcttcatggCCTTGGCGGCGTCGGCCTCCGCCCAACAACAGACGTCCGCCGTCTCCTTCACCCCCTCAGACAACTTCCTGATCGACTGCGGCGGAGCCTCCGCTATCACTATGCCCGACGGCCGCCTGTTCAAGACCGACGCCCAGTCGTCTCCTTTCCTGTCCGCCACCGACGATGTCCACGTCTCGGTCACCGCCGTGCCCGGCGTCCCTTCCCCGCTCTACCTGTCCGCCAGGATCTTCCACGACGACACCGCCTACAGCTTCACCCTCGCCCACCCCGGCTGGCACTGGATTCGCCTTCATTTCTTCCCCGTCAACAACACCGACTTCGACCTCACCGGCGCCGTCTTCTCTGTCTCCACCGATGACCTCGTCCTCCTCCACAGCTTCACCGTCAACGACCCCTCCAAGTGGGTGCTGAAGGAGTACCTCGTCAACGCCACGTCCCCGCACCTCACCATCCACTTCTCCCCTCTCCGCAAATCCGTGGCCTTCATCAACGGTATCGAGGTCGTCTCCGCCCCCGACGCGCTGATCCCTGACACGGCCTCCACTGTCTCGCCCGTCGGGGAGGCAGCCGGGCTCTCGCTGTACGCCTACCAGGTGGCTTACCGGGTCAATGTCGGCGGACCGGCCATCACCTCCGCCAACGACACGCTCGGGCGCGCTTGGGAGCAAGACGCGTCCTTCCTGAAGTCGCCGCCCACCGCCAAGAACGTGTCCGTGTCCCCTGGCATCATCAAGTATCCGGAGGGAACCTCGCCCCTGATCGCGCCGAATTCGGTGTACGCCACCGCCGTCAAGATGGCCGACGCCGGCGTGGAGGACGCCAACTTCAACGTCACCTGGTCCTTCGACGTCGACTCCACGTTCGGCTACTTGGTTCGATTACACTTCTGCGACATCATCAGCAAGGCGCTCAACAGCCTCTACTTCAACGTGTACATCAACGGGATGATGGCCATATCAGGGCTCGACCTATCCACCGTCACCTCCGGCCTCGCCATGCCTTACTACAAAGACTTCGTGCTCAACGCCTCGGTGGCCACGGACCGAATCACCGTCCAGATCGGTCCCATGAAGGAGGACACCGGTACCATCGACGCGTTGCTCAACGGCGTGGAGATTCTTAAGATGAGCAGCTCGGTGGGGAGCTTGGACGGCGAGTTTGGAATCGATGGTTCGAGGGCCGACGGCGGTGGCAGCTCGAAGCGAGTTGTAGCCGCCGTCGGGTTCGCCATGATGTTTGGCGCCTTCGCCGGCCTCGGTGCGATGGTGGTGAAGTGGTCCAAGAGACCCCACGACTGGGAGAGAAGGAACAGCTTCTCTTCGTGGCTCCTCCCGGTGCACACAGGTAACTCCACCTTCATGACAAGCAAGGGGGGATCGGCCTACGGTTCGAACAGGAGCGGCCACACCTTCTCCTCGACAATGGGGTTCGGCCGGTACCTCTCCCTGTCCGAGCTGCAGGCAGCGACGAAGAACTTCGACGAGAAAGCTGTGATCGGCGTGGGAGGCTTCGGGAACGTGTACCTTGGCGAGCTGGAGGACGGGACGAAGGTGGCGGTCAAGCGAGGAAACCCGCAGTCGGAGCAGGGCATCAACGAGTTCCAGACGGAGATCCAGATGCTGTCCAAGCTCCGCCACCGCCACCTGGTGTCGCTGATCGGCTACTGCGACGAGAACTCGGAGATGAtcctggtgtacgagtacatggcgAACGGGCCTTTCCGGGATCACATCTACGGCAACGACCTCCCTCCTCTGTCGTGGAAGCAGAGGCTA
The DNA window shown above is from Musa acuminata AAA Group cultivar baxijiao chromosome BXJ2-4, Cavendish_Baxijiao_AAA, whole genome shotgun sequence and carries:
- the LOC135608967 gene encoding probable receptor-like protein kinase At4g39110 translates to MTMIPMSMDRRFVFLLLFMALAASASAQQQTSAVSFTPSDNFLIDCGGASAITMPDGRLFKTDAQSSPFLSATDDVHVSVTAVPGVPSPLYLSARIFHDDTAYSFTLAHPGWHWIRLHFFPVNNTDFDLTGAVFSVSTDDLVLLHSFTVNDPSKWVLKEYLVNATSPHLTIHFSPLRKSVAFINGIEVVSAPDALIPDTASTVSPVGEAAGLSLYAYQVAYRVNVGGPAITSANDTLGRAWEQDASFLKSPPTAKNVSVSPGIIKYPEGTSPLIAPNSVYATAVKMADAGVEDANFNVTWSFDVDSTFGYLVRLHFCDIISKALNSLYFNVYINGMMAISGLDLSTVTSGLAMPYYKDFVLNASVATDRITVQIGPMKEDTGTIDALLNGVEILKMSSSVGSLDGEFGIDGSRADGGGSSKRVVAAVGFAMMFGAFAGLGAMVVKWSKRPHDWERRNSFSSWLLPVHTGNSTFMTSKGGSAYGSNRSGHTFSSTMGFGRYLSLSELQAATKNFDEKAVIGVGGFGNVYLGELEDGTKVAVKRGNPQSEQGINEFQTEIQMLSKLRHRHLVSLIGYCDENSEMILVYEYMANGPFRDHIYGNDLPPLSWKQRLEICIGAARGLHYLHTGTAQGIIHRDVKTTNILLDENFVAKVSDFGLSKDAPGMNQTHVSTAVKGSFGYLDPEYFRCQQLTDKSDVYSFGVVLLETLCARPALNPALPREQVNLAEWALQWKRKGLIEKIIDPNIAGTINKDSLSKFVEAAEKCLAEYGVDRLSMGDVLWNLEYALQLQEANPPDPPPKATESEGKSGSSAAAETSQKEHDGAHPVEEATTPVVNRSLDNSSTDMADELLAQFAGMKGR
- the LOC135609782 gene encoding protein Iojap, chloroplastic-like, whose product is MHALAALPSCPRHQPALTLDLMRTTTTTTGWCGGRPAPCLPCNRRSPSSLHVALCRRPSDHEVGAGDADDVFDDLFKKYGKVVYKSGDQKRPAAEADDDSESLSFAVTLAKVANEVKAADIRVLFVKPLVYWTRFFIIVTAFSRPQIDAIGSKIRDTAEKQFNKIASGDTKPNSWTLLDFGDVVVHIFLPQQRAYYNLEEFYGNATPIELPFDNQSPFRS